One genomic window of Amphiura filiformis chromosome 3, Afil_fr2py, whole genome shotgun sequence includes the following:
- the LOC140148309 gene encoding SPRY domain-containing SOCS box protein 3-like, whose protein sequence is MLSTEIPLLDSCDDDWTWNVREKSHEVKLSGEKKRTAQFHPNWSNGTAAVRGNKVLQNGARYYWEIVIPSRVFGTSMMLGVATKKARLHIDAFVNIIGEDDQGWGLSHRGLLWHDGKSRKYTKPFKENESTKIGIMFDGIKGTLTYYKDGVSLGEAFTGLNHVKEDLYPMVASTAARTEMRIGVRKRSYSCLQDRCRVLIAKRLRTRRCLDVILLPKQLKSYVADYMQT, encoded by the coding sequence ATGCTCAGCACAGAAATCCCCTTGTTGGATAGCTGTGACGATGATTGGACTTGGAACGTACGTGAAAAATCACACGAAGTTAAACTATCTGGAGAAAAGAAAAGAACTGCTCAATTTCATCCAAATTGGTCGAATGGAACGGCTGCTGTCCGTGGTAACAAAGTTTTACAAAACGGAGCAAGATATTATTGGGAAATTGTCATACCTAGCCGAGTTTTTGGCACTAGTATGATGCTTGGTGTTGCTACCAAGAAAGCCAGACTTCATATAGATGCTTTTGTCAACATCATCGGAGAAGATGACCAAGGATGGGGGTTATCTCATCGAGGACTTCTTTGGCACGATGGCAAGTCAAGAAAATACACAAAACCGTTCAAGGAGAACGAATCTACAAAGATAGGTATCATGTTCGATGGCATCAAAGGTACTCTAACTTATTACAAAGATGGTGTTAGTCTTGGAGAAGCTTTCACAGGACTTAATCATGTCAAAGAAGACTTGTATCCAATGGTTGCATCAACAGCTGCAAGAACTGAGATGAGAATTGGGGTGCGGAAAAGAAGCTACTCGTGTCTTCAAGATCGCTGTCGTGTTTTGATTGCAAAACGGTTACGAACTCGAAGATGTCTGGATGTCATCCTTCTACCCAAGCAGCTTAAGAGTTACGTCGCCGATTACATGCAAACGTAA